Proteins co-encoded in one Papaver somniferum cultivar HN1 chromosome 5, ASM357369v1, whole genome shotgun sequence genomic window:
- the LOC113278774 gene encoding uncharacterized protein LOC113278774: MDLLVSLRFRMDKSWMSTDRTKKRYREGVAAFLRYAVNHLKEEGETYDEFLMLCPCTNCLNLCACSVGDVEDHLFVNGIDQTYTIWNKHGEKDEAITSSKPVNVNNGMHAEFEMGTPTDAPDEDFGMGTPTDAPDTIDMMQAAEEFADDPIKFKKLLENAEKPLYEGCPNFTKLSAIVQLFKLKSKHGASDMFFNELLPLLKDMLPKEGNLMARSTYQAKKILKSMGSGDGKVYENVPAKVLWYFDIIPRFQRLFQSKHTAKDLIWHDTTRNKDGVLRHPADSHAWREIDNNFPEIKGDPRNLRLAVSADGVDVNTGTKHHSGKRTWDAYAQEMFTLRAVVLWTINDYPALGTLCGCRYAGYHGCVVCRKKTHSIRLHDSNKNVYVGYRRFLPYEHPFRRQKGAFGGKQEWETAPEPMTGEEIYEENVGQSLVGTLLHNGNTKDGLNARKDLVRLGLKSELHPKTDDKGTILPAACYTLTTEEKDIFLETLSELRVPEGSISAKEIMVEELDKLQEDLCVTLCLLEKEVKLCGPVCFRWMYPFERCMKVIKGHVRNKNQPCGCIAEENVAEETIEIYCEYHKSIRTIGIPLDRHNTSQEGEPLSAEEPCIVTPEQLRQAHFYVMQNTPEIEPYIESRDGRIHQNSGVSVAANDMHISRDDDVTYGKASYYGVLQEIWELDYCERKVHLFKCNWVDNKRGVKRDALGYKIVDLTMLGYKNDPFILASQAKQVFYVKDQLDKKKSIVFVTPPKNYRDDDGNDEEFSTVIFSANDNILPSVDPQDLGKESRNDYFRTDCRGLLIRKPK; the protein is encoded by the exons ATGGATCTACTGGTCTCTTTGCGTTTCAGAATGGATAAATCCTGGATGAGTACTGATAGAACGAAGAAACGTTATAGAGAAGGAGTTGCGGCGTTTCTGCGGTATGCTGTCAACCATCTCAAGGAGGAGGGTGAGACATATGATGAATTTCTTATGTTGTGTCCGTGTACAAATTGTTTAAATCTCTGTGCATGCTCCGTTGGCGACGTAGAAGATCATTTATTCGTAAATGGAATCGATCAAACGTATACTATTTGGAATAAGCATGGGGAAAAGGATGAGGCAATAACTAGTAGTAAGCCAGTTAACGTCAACAATGGTATGCACGCTGAATTTGAAATGGGAACTCCCACTGATGCTCCAGACGAAGATTTTGGAATGGGAACTCCCACTGATGCTCCAGACACTATAGATATGATGCAGGCTGCAGAAGAGTTCGCAGATGACCCTATAAAGTTTAAAAAGTTACTTGAAAATGCTGAAAAGCCCTTATACGAAGGATGTCCCAACTTCACAAAGTTGTCTGCAATTGTGCAGTTGTTTAAGTTGAAGAGTAAGCACGGTGCATCAGACAtgttttttaatgaattgttacCCTTGTTAAAGGACATGCTTCCCAAAGAAGGTAATTTAATGGCGAGGAGTACATATCAggcaaaaaaaatattgaaatcaATGGGTTCAGG GGATGGTAAAGTTTACGAGAATGTTCCAGCAAAGGTATTGTGGTACTTCGACATCATCCCAAGATTTCAGCGGCTGTTTCAATCGAAGCACACAGCAAAAGATTTGATATGGCACGATACCACTAGAAACAAAGACGGTGTTTTACGTCATCCGGCAGACTCACATGCTTGGAGAGAGATAGATAACAATTTCCCAGAAATTAAAGGTGATCCAAGAAATCTGCGGTTAGCTGTTTCGGCTGATGGAGTTGATGTAAACACAGGCACCAAACATCACAGT GGAAAGAGAACATGGGATGCATATGCCCAAGaaatgtttactctacgtgcagTTGTTTTGTGGACGATAAACGATTATCCTGCTCTTGGTACACTATGTGGTTGTCGCTACGCTGGATATCATGGTTGTGTGGTGTGTCGTAAAAAAACGCACAGTATTAGGCTtcatgactcaaacaagaatgttTATGTTGGTTATAGAAGATTTTTACCCTATGAGCATCCGTTCAGAAGGCAGAAGGGGGCATTTGGCGGAAAACAAGAGTGGGAGACTGCTCCAGAACCAATGACCGGGGAAGAAATATATGAGGAG AATGTGGGACAAAGTCTTGTTGGAACGTTGCTGCACAAcgggaatacaaaagatggattaaACGCCAGAAAGGATTTGGTGCGTTTGGGGTTAAAATCGGAGTTACACCCTAAGACAGATGACAAAGGAACGATACTTCCCGCAGCATGTTATACATTAACTACGGAAGAAAAAGACATATTCTTGGAGACACTATCCGAGTTAAGAGTTCCAGAAGG atcaATATCTGCCAAAGAAATCATGGTGGAAGAGCTAGATAAATtgcaagaggatctctgtgtgacGTTATGCTtactagagaa ggaagtgaagTTATGCGGTCCGGTttgctttcgatggatgtatcctttCGAAAGGTGTATGAAGGTTATAAAGGGGCATGTGCGAAACAAGAATCAACCTTGTGGATGCATTGCCGAAGAGAATGTTGCAGAAGAGACGATTGAGATATATTGTGAGTACCATAAAAGCATCAGGACAATTGGTATTCCACTAGATAGGCATAATACATCTCAGGAGGGAGAACCGTTATCAGCTGAAGAGCCGTGTATAGTTACCCCTGAACAGTTGAGACAAGCACATTTCTATGTAATGCAGAACACGCCTGAAATTGAGCCTTACATAGA ATCCCGTGATGGTAGAATTCACCAGAATAGTGGGGTTAGCGTTGCAGCAAATGACATGCACATATCTAGAGATGATGATGTTACATATGGTAAAGCCTCTTATTATGGTGTCTTGCAAGAGATATGGGAGTTAGATTACTGTGAAAGAAAAGTTCATCTGTTCAAGTGCAATTGGGTTGATAATAAACGTGGGGTCAAAAGAGATGCTCTTGGCTACAAGATTGTTGACCTTACTATGTTGGGATACAAAAATGATCCTTTTATTTTAGCCTcacaagctaagcaggtattttatgtcaaAGACCAGTTAGATAAGAAAAAGTCTATTGTTTTTGTGACACCTCCCAAAAATTATAGAGATGACGATGGCAACGATGAGGAATTCAGTACAGTAATCTTTTCTGCGAATGATAATATCTTGCCGTCTGTAGATCCACAAGACTTGGGTAAAGAATCCCGAAATGATTACTTCCGAACTGACTGCCGAGGTTTACTTATACGCAAGCCAAAATGA